A segment of the Salvelinus namaycush isolate Seneca chromosome 3, SaNama_1.0, whole genome shotgun sequence genome:
catactgtatgttctgtagcctggcctcgttccatactgtatgttctgtagcctggcatcgttccatactgtatgttctgtagcctggcctcgttccatactgtatgttctgtagcctggcctcgctccatactgtatgttctgtGGCATGTAGTCTGGCCTCgttccatactgtatgatctGTAGCCTAGCCTCGTGCCATACTATACGTTCTGTGGCATGTAGTCTGGCCTcgttccatactgtatgttctgtagcctggcctcgttccatactgtatgttctgtGGCATGTAGTCTGGCCTcgttccatactgtatgttctgtagCCTGGCCTCGTTCAATACTGTATGTTCTGTGGCATGTAGTCTGGCCTCGCtccatactgtatgttctgtagCCTGGCCTCGATCAATACTGTATGTTCTATAGTCTGGCCTcgttccatactgtatgttcaAGGCCAGGCTACAGAACAGACAGTATGGGACGAGGCCAGACTAGAAGCACACTCTGTTGACTTTACCTATGCTTGCAGAGCACACATGCACAAAGGTCAAGGTTCAAAAGTCACTGATTTAGTATCAGCCATTACTATAAAGACAATCTCCTATCACTATGACAACTTTAGACCCGAAAACACACCAAGGTGTGTCTGCGATGCAATTACAGCATGTCATGATGGCGGTGTATTCAAGTAGCCTGGCCCTAGATCTGTTCGTGCTACCAAGACAATGACAATAGCAGTTAGCAAGACAGTAAAAACAGATCTGGGAGCAGGCTATATTATTCAAATAGGTTACCTGCGGAGTGTTGACTGGAAAAACCACGGTGGAAGTCTGAAATGCATGGACTATAACATGTTTTGTTTTCATCATTATAATAGGTCTACTTGTTATCCACCCACTCTGATCATACATTTGAGTGGTCTTTGTGTCATTTTAAAGACGTTGTGATATGTTTCCCTGCACTACAATGCACTTTAAAGTAATTGCTCATTGTGTCTAGATGTCTATTAAATttgacctataattaattacaatatgagtaaaatagttttttcctttttttttatttttaagaagtATGTTAAAAAGCATATTTTCTGTTTTTGAATGGTGTGGCCGTATGCtggtcattaaaaatattcacACGAGTAGACTGCTTATTGGCCAGCTACATTATCCTCTATGAGGATATAGCCAGCATATCTGAAACAATCTGTTTGAGGTGGGTATatgatgagtcaacaacattatttgggtatgaggtaacagaatatgaacttttaaaagtgatTTTCAGTGGACAGTTACTTGAAATAAATATGAATTTGAGAATTTCACACATGTCAGGATAAAGCAAAAGGAGAAAGTTAGTTACATTCAGATATCGATTCTAATTGTAAACCACTGTCTCTTAGCAAATTTTCAAAGAAAGATTACATCTGCAGAAACGGTCTTCAACAGCCATATAATGGACTTTGGCGCTACAAAGGTTATATGTCATTAAAGGACACGTGTGTCAAGACAATAAATGGTTCACTGTGACAGCTGTTGGGCAGGGGTTGCAGAATGAGCATAGACTAACTGTTTTCTGCCTTTCAACTGAGCATACCATGTGATGGTACCTGCTGGTAGCAAATTCAGGGGTAGCCCTGACCGGGACTCGAACTCGGGTCCAGCTACTCAATAATTTAGCTGTTAGGCCAAGAGATCCGAACCTCTTGACAATGTTGCTAGGTGATTAACCTCGAGTAGCAACATTGTGGGAGGCACCCCATCTGTCTAGAGACTACTAGGTGACAGGTTAAGGTCACTTAATAGGTATCTAGGCCTAGTTGTTTCAAGTTATTTTTGATTGCCATAGTTTatgcatttaaattgttttgaATATGTTCTGCTGTAGATAAATGGTGTTGAATGACAATATTCACATACAAGAATTCACTATTCAAAGTAGGTCTATCTTCCTACTGATGTATGACCTTGTCTTTTACATTCCTGCAGTTATAAATGACAAGACTAGATACTGGTTCTACCTACAGTACTGTGTGATCATGTGGTTGGTTTATAATGGGTTTTAGAGCAGTGTTAGACTGGCAGACTTCCACTGGCATTGCGCCTGTATGTcacccctttgctgttataacagcctccattcttctgggaaggctttccactagatgttggaacattgctgcggggacttgcttccattcacccacaagagcattagtgaggtcgggcacttaggcctggctcgcagtcagagtaccaattcatcccaaaggtgttcaattaGGGTTGGGTTAGTGTTCTCCTGACTCAGATTTGTCCTTCTGACTGCCAGATGGCGAAGCGTCTAATGGCGGTGAGCttaacaccactccagctgacacttggcattgcacatggtgatcttaggcttgtgtgcggctgctcggccatggaatcccattccatgaagctcccgactaacagttattgtgctgacattgcttccataggcagtttggaacttggtgtGGAGTTTTGCAAccaggacagactatttttacacgGTACGTGCTTTCGGCTGAGCcgtgctcctagatgtttccacttcacagtaacagcacttacagttgacaggggccgctctaacagggcagaaatttgacaactgacttgttggaaaggttgcatcctatgacggtgcacgttgaaagtccctgagctcttcagtaagaccaatCAACTGccaatgttatacacctgtcagcagcgggtgtggctgaaatagccgaatccactaatttgaaggtgtccacatacttttatgtATATATAGTGCATTTTAAAACATGCCAACTCGAGCCCCCATCACCACACTAGTGACAGATTAGTGAGTAGGCCTAATTCGAACATGAAAAGGGGATGTACATGTGACAACATATGAGTGCTCCCGTTTAACTAGGATATGCTCTGGAATTGTCGGATAATATTAAATAAAGGCGACACGAAGCTTCATGGATGCGCAGCGGTTACAAATAATGTTAGAACGATACTCACTACAAGTGATATGGCGCCAAATAACAGTCCGATAATGGTTTGATTGGCGACAACACAGCTTCGTTTAAATCTAGGCTACAGTGTTTAGTCTCCATCGTTTGCATCATTAGGGAAACCATGGGCTACTTCCTTGTTCAGTGACAGTATAAAATAAGTCCCGCCCAGGCAACGAAACGTACCTAGCCTACGAATTGAAAAGCATTCTGGATTACTATGCGCTGCTAGCGTAAATGTTGGATGAAAGTGTTTCAGTTGTCTGCAACGTTGAAACGTAACTAATATGCGACAGTGTGACTTTCATTGCAATGCAGGTGCAACAGAACATCTAAAATAATTGTCCTTGTTCGAGAGGATCAAAAACCGTAATGTATCAGGGTAAAGTGTGACTGACTGAtcagtagttatttatgatgcaagggttcttgtagatcagtcagtcggtAATTTAGTCGCCTGCAATGTCGAACAAGCTCATGTCCATGATAGCAGTGACGGTGCTAGACTTCAAATACCACACACTGTTAGTAGTGAAAGGTTCCTGGCATTGGCATAGATTGAAAAATTGACAAGAGTCATGTGATGTTTATGTTGCACAATGTCTGAGTTTTCAGTAAGCTCCGCGTCCAATGTGAAACATAATAACTAGAGGTGACACACAGggccctcccagagagagagcaCAAATAGCCTTACTAGTTCTagttgtaaaatgtatttatctACTTTTAACCAGCTCCTTTATTCTCCCTCCTTAGCGGCGGCTCAAATATTTGCCTTTGGAATACACccttctataaaaaaaaaaaaggacagTCTCCAAACAGGAAAAGCCTTTATTTGACAAAGGTTCGGCGGTGGTGTAGTAGACTTTTATAAGGCACTTTGTGCAACAGACTGTAAAGTCTCTCAGTGCAATCTTGAAACCCAAGACAGAGAGCATAATAAGTGGTGAGATCAGTTCATCAGAGAGAACGTAAATAAATGAGCTTGTACCAAAGATAAACCAAGAACAAAGGCAGGACCATATGTTGTTTTTGGTGAAGGTTCTTAGTCTGGTACTGTATGGAAGGCATTGTCATGCCCAGGAGGATTAAAAGGCATAGGTCATTTACAAAACAATTTTCAATTTAATATCACAACGCTGCCTGAGGAAGACTAGTAGTTGAAACTCGTTGCAGTTGTGCGTCCTAATGTGGTATGCTGACTGCTCCCATATGTATTGTGTAAATATCTTCTGTTAATAGTTCACTAATGTTTATTGCATCGTACTGGCCGCCTACTCATTTTCTTTCAATGGAATACCATTACaattcaatatactgtatatattacctaCTAGATGGTATTTTGTTAAACTCATCTATGAGAATTCTGATATGAGTTTTGTCTGAAAAGGTGTGTGTCGGGGACAAGAACACTCCAGAACTGAATAAAACCTTTCCAAGGCACGTTCGGAATAGATGAAGGTAGGAGACAAACAAGTTGAGGAGAAGGCCTTCCTGATACTAAACAACACACACCCTCGTTTACCAAATATATGACAGACTCGTCTGAAACTACAATAAAAAATTGAACGAAAGGGTTAACATGACCTGGGAGCATGTACTAGACATGACATTCACATGACAAAAAGATAACGTGTTATCCAATTTAGCCCCAAAAAATGTacggctggtttcccagaccaaGATTAATAATCCTATTCCAGGACGAAAATCTACTTGCAATGGAGACTTTCCATTAAGCGTGAGTTTCAGTCCAGGAGTAGGTTTAAACTGGGCATGGGAAATAGGCTCTTAGTGAGTTCAGTGGTGGTTTTTGAAAGCACTGATATACAGTAGTCGTTAAGGGTAGCATTTTTCAGACAGTGCACCCATTATTGGGACAAATAAAAGTATGGGTTTGcagagaaaaacaaaaacagtCTTCGTTTGTCAATAATTTAGCAATACATTTGATTTCTAGATATATGGCAATAAGTTCTGATATCCTGGGCTTGCTATTACATTGAAATACATTGAAATTATCAAAAGGTATTTGTATATGCACTATACCATATAACTGGATTAGGCAGCATAGAAAAATACAGTTTGTGTCCATAGCATAGCATAGCCTCATTAGTTGCAATACAAAGCAATGTTCCCAGCGACATATGTTTTAGTGGTTTGATCTGAACTTCAGTGTCCACATAACTGCATTACATATGTTACAAGACAAACAGTACAGAGAACAACAGAAACATAACATATGGCAGTTACCTCAAGTGGTGATGGCACTCAATCTCATATTTTTCCATGGCATTCTAGGTTTTACCCTAGTAACAGTTTTCCATAGATTCTACCTGAAGCTCAGCTCAGGCCCTCTAGTTGTATGTATAAAAATGCAGCAAAATATCCATTCAAAAtctaaactacaatatgaatacCAACTTAAATCATGTCAACACACCCTTCATTATGTAAGCGCAACACCAGCTAGGACTTAAACAGTTAGGTAAAAGGAGAGGACCAGTGGAGTGCTGAGATCAGTCCACATAGAGGCAccatagcctggtctcagatctttttgtgtttggcatgacaatgactgtaggagttggcaagacagcacaaagatctgggaccaggctacaggcaCCAATGGCAACTTAAAAACCAAAAAACATCCTCCCCCCCAAATCCGGTCAATGGTTCAGTCCCTCAGTAAGACGGGGGCTGATATGGTGCTGGTTGCTCTTGGTTTTGGGGGGTGAAAGGGGACTGCTGGTAGCCCTCTGGCCCACTGGTGGGGTATGGCGGATAGGCGGAGGTAGATGGGTAAGGGGTGCTGTAGTCATTGGCTGGGTCTGTGTAGCCCTGGTCAATGTCACTCACTCCTTGGCGGTATCTTGTATAAGCAAATGTAGTCAATAGAGCCTGTGAGGAAATATTGGTCAATACGTTTTTAAAAATCCCATAACAcgtgtcacaaagtgcttatacagaaacccagcctaaaacagcaagcaatgcagatgtagagcATTATGTGCATGTTACAATTACTGCCAGAGAGTGTTGTGTGTAAGATAAGTAGAAGATTCTAGAATGCCTGGTGCCCTGGCACACTTGATTTATAAGATCTCTAGCTGGACAAGAGACAGAGCCATGAATCCTGACTGGCAGCCTCATCAGTGATTAGCCTCTCCCCGTCCGTAGTTCTATGGGAATACGTGTCTGAAATGCTATGCTACAGTATTTAAGCTATGTACAGTTCCAATTATATAGCTGCATTATCACtgttaatatgtacatgtattCTCCTTTCCTTATAGAACCACAAAGATAActtctatgttgtgtgtgtgtgtgtagctgtgtggtGGTGACCAAGAGATGATAAAGCTCTGGATAAGGACTCATCTGCCTTGTTCTTGCCTGACAGCCTGTAGCGAGTCAGAACCCTAACAATCAGCATTAATTACTAGCGGGTGAGAATTCACTGTCGACCACTAAGACCAGCTGCAGCTAGCAGTTTCACATAGTAACATGTCagttgagagaaagagacagagacaaaaagagagagagagagagagagagactgactcacCCAAGTGACaatggagaagaaggagaaggccACTACGGCTCGGGCGGCATCGGCAGAGATGGCCGCTGTGTCGGTGGTGtgagaccactgattggccaggaCACAGAAGCAGATGAACCAGAACAACGTCCACACTCCTGACAGACAGAGGGAAAGTCAAGTTTATGGTAACATTTCCTCCAAATTCCctcttcataatgcattataagtgCACTCATAATGACATATGAGCAACTACACTATGAGTGTAGTTATAGATGTTTATAAGCAGTGCACCATTAGTACCTATGTCGTTAAGTATAGTGAATTGTGCATGGCATTAGGCATTATAAACCTGCTTGTAATGCATTGTAAGGAAACTAGGCTATTCATAGGAAGTGTTGCCAAGATTATCGTTGAAAAATCTGACCATAAGTGTCAGTTCTGGGTGCCAAACTACAGCCTTACAGATTTATAATCGGAAGTATcacaaaaaaatgttttccctTACCAGAGAAGACCAAGTCGCCAGTGACAATGTTCTTCCTCTCTTTGGCGTTGCTGATCTGAGGGAAGTAGGCGTCCAGTACGATGAAGATGACGCAGGCGAGAAAGGCCAAAATTCCGATACCCACTCCGAAGCCGCATGCGCTGTCATTCCCGTTGAACATGCATTTGGTGTCTTTTTCCTGTGGAGGGTTGACATAGCCTTCTCCAGTGATGGTGGCAAACACCACTATGGAAAAGAGCTGAAGAGACAACAACTTGTCTGTTAGAACACCCTGGGGTCCGTCACATAGGCCTGTTATCATATAAGACTTATAATATAAGACTGTTATCATAAGACTTATCATATTATCACATAGGCCTGTTATCATACAAGACACGTTGTACTAGGTGTAGCACAGTGTTAGACAACCTGGGGAAAAAACATGAAATGTAATATGTCTGGCGGGAAGCGTAACGGTAGAGGATAACTTCAAGGGGAGTGTGttcaagttttattgtcacatgcacaagtacagtgaaatgcttcactTTCAAGCcattgtgtgtgtttggtatgATTTCAGGGGTTGACCCGTAGTGGATGTGGACAGCCTTATGAAGCCGACCTGTAGTGGATGTGGACAGCCTTATGAAGCCGACCTGTAGTGGATGTGGACAGCCGACCTGTAGTGGATGTGGACAGCCCACACCCACCCACTACTCTATCAACCACAAAATGTGCATTCTATTGGAATTCCGATTGGAACCCTTTGGACAGCTATagcagtgcgtgggtaaaatgcgtgggctcactcagtttagctcaacgctgattggctattattttatttttatcaagggaagccaaatgcttgctggcttcccttgcattcaatgctacaggcGGCAACAATGCCATGCTccttttgaccagacagcatcagatagataggCTACACATACAGGAGACAGAGCACTGTTTCACTCgatcggatgctttctccggtgagacaCATCAGCCActtgcaaattgaaggaaaattgttaaacacagagagatgaaaaATAAATGTATCTTTTATCTGGGTCAATTTTTTGGGTTGCCTGGGGCAAGTGAACTGAGCAGTTGCAAGTTGCGTTGAGCTTGCTCCGCGGTCACACCATTGGGGTTTTAAGTGAAAACAACGAAACTGGGGCCCCATGACCTGTATCCCATGATGATTTCCGATTGGTATCCAATGGGACTTTTCCATAAGAGCTTCAGCTTTTGGTTAGCTAGCTCAGTGCATCCAAGATCCATCTCTTCTTGACATTGAAGTGTAATGCAACATCAATGAACATGTTTTTCCCATTAAACTAAACATATTGTCTATCTTATAATAATATAGATAGTTGCATGCAAACAAATTGTCATCACAGCTATCCTTGCAGAACTTTTACAGGGGTACGGAAGTTGATGAGATGACCGTGGTGTGGTGGAtctgtcagactgacagttaatcaGATAGTAGCTAAACAAACCTCTTCCACGTCATGCCAGCGAGCTAACGTTACAGCAGCAAGCTACTAACATCTGTATCTCAAAAGCTGGCCGTTGGCAGGcttacaactaccatcatcaacAGTTGGCAAAACGCTTAGTTTGGTTGACACAGCTAAACTGGTCACGGGGAAAAGTTCCCTACTAGAACACAGCTGGATAGCCTATTAGCTAGCATTAGCCAAGTGTCATTCGCAACTTTTCCACAACTGCAACAACATCACAAACTAGAAAACAGGTCAACAACTCTTTCATGTTGTCTTCTTGCCTTGATGCGCAAAGCTTTTCCATAAAAAGACAATACAactgtgatgtgtactgtagttaaacagacacctagctagctaacgttagctacttcaAAAGTTTCCTAAAATAACACGCTGTCTGTCAACCTAGAGTAAATCACTCACCCAGCTCAAAATGCGGACTATGGTTTGAGGTTGTTTAATAAAGCTCATAAAATCGAAGGCACCTCCGGCCAGCGAGGCCCCATAGGCACCAGAttccattttatatatatatttatttttttgccgATTAATATGTCCAAACTTCAGCTAGAAAATGACTATGCGCATGTCTCATTTGCGAAGTTGCAGGTCTTTGGTTTTGTTTCACTCTCATTTCCCGAAAAGTTAAAGAACCGCCCCCGACCGTGACCACGTCATCTCTAGGATTTTCTCTAGGATTTCATAGGACTAATAATTGCTTCAAATAAATGGGCATACTGCCACTCTCACAGTGACCTATTAGTGTTCAGTATTGTCACATTATCACACATTTTCAAAGGGTTTGTACAAAATAAATAAgcatctatcctctctctatgtgtctgtgtccctttACACACACCCCATTGTGTACACAATGGCTTGTATCTTTATTAACTTGTTATCAACTATTCATTTTCACACGCTTTGAGAATAATAGATAGGCTTATGTAGCCTACTGGCTGACAGTGTGGTGTGGAAGAGAGCAAGATAAAAAGTAATTCTGGCTATAGTGTATAATATATAATTCATCTTTATTGTCAAGGCTATAGCTCATCATTAAGGCAGTATTTGCAATGATACCCCTAGGAACAACCACCTTCCATAGGCTAGCCTCCACTGGGCTCCCTATCAGCAAGGATGCTGCCTTTTGATTGGGACACAGGCTGTGTAATGTGCTTTGGACATGAAAACATTGCATATTGACCACCAAATAGAAAACATTTAttggtgttgttgtgttggtgtaTCACTGTTATTCACTTCAATATTTTAGATTCTCTAACTAATATCGTCTCAAACGACTGCTATCATATCCCACTAAACTCCATTCATAATGTAGGTTTACCACTAGAGGACAGCAGAAGCACACATAAGGGATTCCTGCTGCGAAAGACAGACTGTTTATTTTGAATTATATATTCACTTCATTTTATTCTTTAGTGATGTGCCAATGCATTTCAGTTGTGCACCACTGTAATGCAGGATTGCAATTAGAATGTTACATTGACTTACAAAATGTATTCAAACTGTTTAGAATTAACTAGACATTCATTTGGAAATATTTTATTAACGTTTTCGAAACTTTTCGCATAATGAATACACCTCTAATGAGGAGAATGTATTTCATTGGTTGAGTCTGCGCCAGAGAAAGCCGCTCGAGCTGAAAGTTGCTGAGCTGAGAGTTCCATGCGCCGTAGGTGTGAACAAACAGGCAGAATCTCTTCCGTTTGATTGGTGGTTTGGGGCTGTGCACGGTAGTCTTCAAAAATTAAGTCTTCAAAAATGGTGAGGGGTAGAACATACATCGATAATGCAAGTCTTATGCATCAAACTATTCAATTTGAAGTTACTTTTTGCAGTTACAATACATATGCAGTTTTGCTAAGAATAATGATTCATAAGTTTAGTGTACTGACTGGTGTTGTTGGTTCTATTGTGTTTCCATCTGGAAACCTGTGGAAATGGAACACACACATCGCATCAATTCTCAGCTGTTAATCAGCGGAGGCTGTTGGGAACAGCTAT
Coding sequences within it:
- the LOC120041663 gene encoding synaptogyrin-2-like, which codes for MESGAYGASLAGGAFDFMSFIKQPQTIVRILSWLFSIVVFATITGEGYVNPPQEKDTKCMFNGNDSACGFGVGIGILAFLACVIFIVLDAYFPQISNAKERKNIVTGDLVFSGVWTLFWFICFCVLANQWSHTTDTAAISADAARAVVAFSFFSIVTWALLTTFAYTRYRQGVSDIDQGYTDPANDYSTPYPSTSAYPPYPTSGPEGYQQSPFTPQNQEQPAPYQPPSY